Genomic window (Rhododendron vialii isolate Sample 1 chromosome 4a, ASM3025357v1):
ccagAAACATAACATAAACTAATTTAGAGTCATACAATAGTCTAGGGTACTCGACCCCATTTCGGTCATCGCAAAGATGCGAAATAATACAATCTAGAGCAACATCGAAAATATGACAGTCTAAGCCATCATTGAAATCCATATTAGCTAATAAGTCCGCATACTTGTTTCCATCGCGGTAAACATGATCAATCATTTCCACTCCCACCTGCCTCATCAAGTACCTGCAATCATGGATAATATTACTCAGGCTGTGCTGCGGTTGAGTCGGTCCCATAATGAATTGGATGGCTGCCAAAGCATCCATCTCCACGCAAATAGAAGCAAACTGATTGTTGATGGCCAATTGCAAGCCATCCCTAACAGCCCACAGCTCTGCCTCCAAGCTATGCATTGGCCTCAAAGAGCGGTGGAAGCAAATAATTCAGGTCCCATAAGAATCACGGATAAGATCTCCTCCCGTAGCTTGACTGAGATTTGTCTTAAAGactaggagtttttttttttttttttgatcagcaaaggCTAGGAGTTACTATATGTTAGCCAACAATAACCAAATCAgttgcttagaaaaaaaaaaacaataaccaAATCACGACATTTAAAAATGCTTTAAGCCGCAACTAGATATAAGTTTCAACATGAATTACTTTTACTTTTGTAGGGTCTTGCTCGAGCTCTCTGGTCAGCATGGAAACAACGTGATTAGGAAATTTAATATTTAATTGGTTTTCATCTTGGAAAAAATTATGTGGTGGTTGGTAGTTGGTGTAATAATATTCTTGTCTTGCCTTTCCATATATACTACATCCATGTTTTTCTATGCAAGTTGACATCGTGTTGTGTCATGCCATTTCGGGTTAACGATTTgacacaaaaaattaaatgatttgttaaaaaggagagaagaaatattttattgaatttgatCACACTATACAATGAGCTCCTCTATTTATAGAAGAGAGGGAGCCTAATTAAGGAAAGAAATCACACCAATTAACTATGAAAGAAAATCATcataattacaatcaaatctcaatctcgatattatttattatatccatttattctaacatccccctcaaactcaaaTAAGTCTATcaacttgaatttgaaaaagcCCAGAGATACCAAAAGTAACCAAGCCAAGCCAAAAGAAATCAGGAgcagccaagccaagccaagaaaTTAGAAGTAGCCAGAAACTTGGAGAAACCAAGGAAAATCGAAAAACAAAGAAGTCAGTAATTGAAAACCCGCGAGCACTGGTGGAGAAGAAGCATAGTGGGTGCAGGCAACTGGAAAGTGTGAAAGAGATTGACAAAATAACTAAGCGTCCGGCAGACGGCAGCGAGGCTTAGGCCGCCCGCCAGGAGCGAATATCCAcagggctctgataccatgttaaaaaggagagaagaaatattttattgaattcgatCTCACTATACAATGAGCTTCTCTATTTATGGAGGAGAGGGAGCCTAAAGTAGGAAATCATACCAATTAACTATGGAAGAAAACCATTCTAATATGAAGATAAGTTTTATTGAATTTAATATATGAAACCTTATAATGAGCCCTCTATTTAGTATTTATATAGGAGAGGAAGCCTAATTATGGAATGAAATCATACTAATTAACTATGAAAGAAAATCCTccaaattacaatcaaatcaaaatctCAAGATcacgattttttttattatatctATTTATTCTAAtactaattacaatcaaatctcaatctcaatatcACGATATGATTTATTATATTCATTTATTTAAACGTGATTAATGATTATCCGTGTTCTTGTCGGGTATTGCGAGTTAACCTGTATTTGTCTTGTCCTGTTTAATTTTCGTGGCCACTGCTCACAGGTCGTGTTGATCTTATAAATATCCTACGTTGGGGTCCAATTAAAAGAAGGGAAGTTATATCACGAAAAATGGCATCTTGTTTTGAGCAGGAGGACTCACTGTTCAATTTTGTGGTCCGAGATGGTAACGGTGTCAAAGGTCTGGTGGACTCAGGGCTATCGAAGGTGCCCGATCAATATATCCAACCACCAAATGAGCGAATTCCTGAAAAGATCTCCAATTCACCGAGTATTATTGATCAACAACTCCATACACCCATCGATATATCCTTGCTTGATGGGCCTAGCCACGATCAAGTGGCCGAGGCCATAGTTAAGGCCGCGGAGAGCTTTGGGTTTTTCCAAGTGGTGAACCACGGTGTCCCAGTTGAGTTGCTGGAGTCACTTAAGGAATCGGCCCACCGGTTCTTCGAGCAGCCCCCCGAGAAGAAGGCGGTTTACCGTAAAGAAGTGAGTCCGAGCCCGTTTGTGAAATATGGGACGAGCTTTGTGCCTGATAAAGAGAAGGCCTTGGAGTGGAAGGACTTCGTTAGCATGACCTACACCACtgatggagatgctcttaactATTGGCCTAATCACTTCAAGTAAGCTTaatcacacttttttttattcgtATAGTatatttacacacacacacgtgtaaTTCTTCGATCGATTGGACTTTTCTTCTAATAattctataataaaaaataaaaaataaatccatGATTCTGTAGGAAATTTCTTGATTATTGTGGGCCTGTGCAAGAACAATATCGATCTCCAATACTTGCTTGCATGGTTCTAGGCTGGCAAGATCAATATCGATTGTTACTATCATCAAGTTCAACGTACTCAACTCTTAGTTAAATTATTTGCATATATCATTGTAGGGAAGTTGCGCTTGAGTATTTGAAGACAGCGTCAGAGATGGTGAAGAAAATACTGGAGGTGTTAATTGGGGCTTTCGGAGTAATATCAGATGAGTCAATAGTAGATTTGGTTAATGCACTTACTGGCAGTAAGATGGTTAACATCAACTTCTATCCAACATGTCCTAATCCAGACCTCACCATCGGAGTTGGCCGCCACTCCGATGTAGGCACCCTCACTGTTTTACTCCAAGACGGCATCGGTGGTTTGTACGTTAAACTGGAAGAAGAAAGTGGAAAGCAGAAGAAGGGTGGCGCCGAAGAGCCGCAGTGGATGGAAATACCACCCATTACTGGTGCTTTAGTCGTCAATGTCGGTGATATTCTGCAGGTAGACCttacttaatttatttaataacaGTACCGTTTCTAATATTTGTATAGTTCCTTTTCGGGCCACAATTTAAAAGGTAGGGAGGCATGATACTATGCGGATAGACCTTACGTTATCGAATAAGGCTTCATAAGTCTAGCATGAAATTGTTTGTGTTGTAATTTGGCCAATTTCTCTAACATATAGATATGAGTACATAGGGTACGTAGTATTTATTTGGTGCAGTACTAATGCCAGCACTTGGTGATTACTAAGTTAATACCACATTGAGCCATACAGTTGATAATAAATATCCGCATATCGTTATGATTATTAGTCAACTGTGACTGTGCATGCAGATCATAAGCAATGGAAGGTACAAGAGTGCAGAGCATAGAGTACGCACAACAAGTAGACAATCAAGAGTCTCGATTCCACTTTTCACCTCCCCACTCCCAACTCAGAAGATCGGGCCGCTGCCTCAGCTGGTGGATACCGACGGAATAGCTCACTATCGAGATCTCGTGTGTGGGGATTATTTGAACAACTTCTTTGGAAACGTTCATGAAGGAAAGAAGTCCCTTGATTTTGCTAAAATCACTTATTAATCCCAGCTGCATGTGATCGATCGATATTATATTGTCCAAGCTCGATCTCTTCCTTTGCTTCTACATACATAGATATGCCTAAATAACATTAAACCAGTACTATACTATGCACGGTACGTGATGACTGGGGAAACTTATCTCCAGTAGAGACTGTTTGTTTCTCTACGGATATCTTGtagtatttctttctttttgcttttttcaaCTTCTTGTTGGAAGTTCCTGCTAGCTGTTGTTTAGCTTCATGGCATGTCATGTTGCTTCCATCTAGCttattctctcttcttttctttccctcGATCTATTCTTTATCGAGTTCCTTTATTAATCTATATActtttgccgtttcaaaaataaaaaatgctataTACTAGTAATGAATAAAGAATAATCTTCGGGCAATTTGCAGCCTTGGCCTTCAAAACAATTTTCTTCGACAGTCAAGAGTGTCTGTGCATGCTAGCTTACACGTACCTTGACTATTTCTTTTCCTGATCCAGTCAAAGGCAGAACATCTACGCCAGGATAAGGAAGTAAAAAAGTGATTTATCTCTTGCGGCCTGACGTACCTCtagatgttgttaagtttagaACTATAGCTGATCATCGATATTACATTGCCACTCAAGCTACCCCTTTGGGTTCTTGGCCTTCAAAATTACTGTTACATGATAAGGCTAGTCCTTAATTTCGCCTTACAATAAGGTCTACCGGAAGAATTTGGTGCATGGTTTATAGTCAAGAGAGTTGTTCGAGCGATTTATCCGTGAAAATGCTTTCGATACAAACTTTTTATAAAGGTAAAACAAGAGGGTCCACCACAAATTGAAATTGATCCTTATAAAGGGGGTTAAAATTCATATTCtctctgtccctaaataagtgtccggcgcgcaaaattaAGCTTTACAAATTAaacatgcttattttttattaaaaaattttgatttttttcacaatataatagaactcattgctatctattgatttgtgaaaaaataataatttttttaaccaaacaaatgcttttttgaaggcctaattttgcgcgtcggacacttatttaggaacggaggaagtattaaTTAGTTGCTTCCAATTAACTTACCACAGCTGGAGATCAATCCTATAACTTTAGTAAGATGATTGAATTTTCGACTGTAAGGAAAAGTTTCTTTTTGCATGTACGTAAATGgactttaaaaaatattcaaaatatatatatgtgttagGTGAAGAGGAGTAGTCACGTTTCTTGACCAGAAATCATCCCAATAAGAAACtcactaaaaaaataacaatctaCGACCGATCGAGACTAGCGACTTTAATTTGACTGAATCTCATGGCCGGGGTAGGTAGATAGTTTAATTTGGAGTAGCAAATACGCCTAGCTACTACACTACAGTAGTATTGCaagatatatttatatatatatatatatatatatatgttgtacGACCGATCGAGAATATGGGACCAAAATGCATGAAAAGATGATACTATATACGAAAATCTTGGCATAATTTGTCAACTTAATTGCCCGGCGCCATAAGAAatggaattgaaaaaaatgGCAGTTGGAAGCAAGTCAATTAACTCGTCCGTCCTCGTGCGTGTATGACCAAGCTAGCTACCTAGCTTTTTACTGTACTACTCCATATATAATTGTCATGTAGGTTAGAGCACACTCACCCTTTTAGacttgaaaatgaagaacacaaaATCACCTTTTAGTCACACATTGAAAATTACCATAATTACTTTATGGCAAGGGAGATAGAGCTACTGATCATCATTTCGTCAAACCGACCGGCCATTTACTATACGCGAATTTTCGGGAAAGAATGAATCCAGGAATTTTcatacccctttttcgttttgaGAAACCATGATTCTTGAAGTTAGACCGCaacaaagtaattttttgtgaagtCCCTATCAATTCTCGCGTGAATGGCCTGTACGGAAAAAAATGATTAGTTAAGGTATACTGGCATGAACCCGGGCCGTGGAAAAACAAAAGGTTACTAGTAACTCTGAATGCAAAGACAGGGTCAAGCCTAGTTGGGTCCAAAAGTCAACAACGCCCCATCACTTTGACATTTTCGTCCTCTTCTGCATATATAATGATTATTACTCTCGATGGTCTCGTGAGGAATGCACCACGGTCCGGACCAATGTTTGGAGTCCAAACTTCTAGTTAATTTCtccttccctccctccctcaaTTTGGTCAACAAATTAAACCATGCGCTTAATTAATTTGTCACCGGCTTACACCACTTCTTAGATGAAGAATGTTCGAGATTAGTTTTATACTAGTATTTAAAAATCTACACTCAAAAGTGATAGAATCATATCTTACTACATACGCAAATATatgataaaaataacaatagaATCAATTGGATGGTGGTGCCAATTAAAACAAATCCTaagcccaaaacaaaacaaatccaGTCACCAAAAACAATCACACCCTGTCGCCACCACATCACAACCGCCTCCACCATCCCAAACCACTACCAGCCACCTACACTCCAACTCACCATCGCAAACCAGCCCCACCGCCATCTACCCAGCCATGTGATTTCTAGGACTTTATTTATTGGGGCGTGATCCTATGGGTGTTGGTGAGCTTCGAcccatcttttttatttttttatccaacccTTGGTACGTTGGATttccctccttctctctcccctACTTGATGTACTTTTTGTCAAGTGTTCTTAATAAAACTCTTATTgcctacaaaaacaaaaaacaaacaataggatctgtgatatttttttgatttttttagcatttttgacTTAGAAGTTCACAGTTAATATTTGAACCTCTTTCTTAAAAGACTTGTTCAAAACATTACTTGCTGGATGCATACAGGAAAAGTCAATTAATATACACACATGATAGAGAATTTAACCAGGTGCGACTTGACCGAATGAGAGCCAACGGTCATTCACGACTAGACCcggatcctctctctctctctctctctctctcattcacgACTAGACCcggatcctctctctctctctctctctctctctctctctctctgtgtaatATCCAGGACTGCCTAAGTAGAGAGTGAGAAAGGGGGCAATGGAAGTTGAGAAGATGATCAGTAGCATGGGATCAGCTACTAATTATAAgaacgatgatgatgatgatgttgatgTTCCAGTACTTCCAGGGTTCCGTTTCCATCCGACTGATGAAGAACTTGTGGGGTTTTATCTTCGTCGCATGATCGAGAAAAAGCCCTTGCGTATCCAACTCATCAACCAGGTTGATATCTACAAATACGACCCTTGGGATCTTCCAAGTATGTTTCAATCGACTCTTGCCCGGgctactttctttttttaaatgtcaGACAATAATAGGATGTTAGTACGTACGTATGTATGTGTGTTTGTTACAGTAAATTATTAAGAGAGCATATTAACCTCCTATTCATAGGAGTCCAAGTCTAGACTTCACACTTGAAAGGACGTTCTAGCACTACGACCATTGTGCCAAACCCTAAGGTCTAATCTTCGGCTACTTATTAATttgttccttttttatttttatttttcaccgAAAACATgttgattagggtttggatcACTGCAATATAAGTTACTATAATTAGCACAAGTGATGGCGTTTTTAAGGATTGTTGATTTCAAATCACAAGATTTAGGGTTTACCATGATCACTTTAATTAGCTTCAAACCATTTTAATTATACTGCAGGTGCATGCATGTGTTATGATTATAGATCGCTAGCTAGTCCTATTTAGTATTTGCATCAATTGATGCTTCGGCGATATACCCCTCATATATATAGTTATCGTAATATATAGGTACATAATCAAAAGGAAACCTGATCCCAGTTCTCAACCCATGCATAAGGAGATTAAGCAACAAATTAACTAGAagaattaatttaattaattaattaagcttTGTACGAAAAGTACCCACCCATTGTCAATAAATTatgacacaaaaaaaattgagaagagCTTCATTTCCATTGTATCTATAATTTCTGTTGAAAATCTATCCAACATAACATTTCTAACTTATTCATTACAGCTGATCAAAAGAATAACTACACAAACATCAAATCTTGGGAAAGAATTAATAAAGCCCTTACAATCctaacgggaaagaaaaacaccGCACTTTTTTAGTCTTGTATTTTCTTCGCTTAAAGctcatgctctctctctctctctctctctctctctctctctctctctctaagttgtAATGGTGTTGAATTCCTTCTAGTGCATATGCCTTCAGAGGGTGGTAAAGCTGGAGACAAGGAGTGCTACTTCTTTTGCAAACGagggaaaaaatacaaaaatagtGTAAGACCTAATAGAGTCACTGGGTCCGGGTTTTGGAAGGCAACTGGGATTGACAGACCAATATATTCTACCGATCATGTCCAAGAAGGAGAAGGCCATGAATGCATTGGACTCAAGAAATCATTGGTATACTATCGCGGGAAAGCTGGGAAGGGCACAAAGACGGATTGGATGATGCATGAATATCGTCTTCCTGATTATCATGATCATGATCATCATAAGATCATTACCAAACGTATCCATGTTAAAAACATCGTTGATCAAGAAGCTGTAAGACATTGTTCTATCCAAACTTCTTGATTTTTGTAGAAATGTAGAGAGCTTAATTTGAAACTCTAATTTTAAAACATAACACCTTTCTATTGTTATGATGTGCACACTAACATTATGGTACCATTAAAAAGCAtctttgtacatatatatatatacacacacacacaccacggatccagtgagggatcccttaccagtctaccgtgcggacctccccttttccgatcaaattgcgacgattcgagccgctcaatgtgttcagaacgtgatttaaaGGGTACCtgtaagaaatcagcaaaaaaaatgatcaggaagggcttgatccaagcagtttttactaaaccgttcaataaaaaactgctctgatcaagcccttcccgatcattttttttgctgatttctcgcgggtacccttaaaatcacgttctgatcactttgagcggcttggattgTCTCAATTCTATCAgaaaatgggagtcccgcacggtaagcccgtgcgggatcccttaagggaaccggactaatatatatatatatacacacacacacacacacttaggatccaatgagggatcccgcacggtcttaccgtgcgggactcccctttcccaatcaaattgcgacgatccaagctgctcaaagtgtgcagaacgtgattttaagggtaatcgcgagaaatcagcaaaaaaaatgatcggaaaaggcttgatccgaAAAGTTTTtactgaactgttcaataaaaaactgttcggatcaagcccttcccgatcatttttcttgctgatttctcgtgggtacccttaaaatcacgttctgatcactttgagcggctcagatcgttgcaattcgatcgggaaaagggagtcccgcacggtaaggacgtgagggatcccttaggagatccggactgtatatatatatatatatatatatatatatatatggggagGGATCTAGGGACAACATTTTTGCCAAAACTTTTGACACTAGATCCCAACCATTCATTTGAATGGCTCagatgaaaaattaaaatgccacactctctctctctcttcccccttcTCACGTGTCCAcacccccccccgcccccctcAAAACCCACGACCAGCAGACTCCCCCCTCCCCACTCCGGCGATCTCATCAGCGCCCTCAAAACCCACGACAAGCAGACTCCCCCCTCCCCACTTCGGCGATTTCATCAGCGGCGACCCATCTCCAGTggccctctctccctctcttccgatattctctctcctcttctcaaaaatattttccacaAAATCGTAGATACCCATTTTGAACAGTGACGCAGATCGTTTTCTGTTGATTAAAATCGAACTTTCAGCAACAATTTTGTTAGATTAAGTTTAACCCACTTGAAATTGAATGGCAAACCATGCAATCAGATTTCAAATTACGTTATTATTACGAACAATACAAGTATCAGATGACAATGACCTATTGCTCCCAACCTTCAATGGtgaattaaaaaatcaattgttgTGAACCAACTTTTTAAATTAATTCATCTTCTACCAGTTATTTTGCTGAACAGATGTTTCGTTGGAtagtttttccaaaaaaaaaaaaaatcaaagaagaatAGCAAGGTAAGGATTTTAATGTTGTCCTGAATAATGGAATTTCAGAGAGAAAGGGGGACCGGGTATACAGGAGTAAAGGGTGGGTgaaaaatcatattttcaaCATATGAATGGAGTCATATACCAGCCCTAGTTGAAAGATTAAGGGGTTTACATTCATTTACATTTGGGGCTTCGGGCTAAGATGgagagaaattgattttcacttgGGGCGTTGAGTTGTGAAGACTGTGAAAAGCAGAGAAAGactgtgtgagagagagagagagagagagagagagagagagagagagaggacacgTGAGAAGGGAGAAGGGAGAGTGTGTGGCCTCTTAATTTttaatctgagccatccaaatGACTGGATGGGATTTAGTGTCAAAAGTTTTGGCAAAAGTGTTGTCTCTAAATCcctcccctatatatatatatatatatatatatatgaagtttttttttttttttcaaattcatagaGTTGTGTGTCATGTTTTTCCTATAATTGGTTTACATTAattattttgtgttgttttgctAAATTCTAATTTCGAGCTAAAACGACAATGTTTTTAGGACCATAGTTTTAGAAAAGTCACTAAGGCCGCATTATTCCAGTAAAGTTTTCTATACAAATGAAgtgcatgtttttttgtttcctccATGTTTTTTTGCAGGAAGTTTGGACACTTTGTCGAATACTTAAGCGAAATGCATCTTGTAAAAAGTACAACATACCAGATTGGAGAGAAGTATCTTCCAAAACAAATCCAGTCGATGATGAAAGTTGTAAAACATGTGGTAGTGTAGAGATGAATGGGAGTCACGAAAACTACGGCATGAGTTCCGAAGCTCCAACAAATCAACAAAATGAGAAGAAGCAATTTGTGAATCATGTGGGTGAGGCCAACCAATTATTGAGTAGTACTGTAGGCCAGCTGAGCTCTATAATATCGCAAACTCCGTCTTCTTCATCAAGCCCCTTTGGACCCCGGGTGAAGGAGTTCACTACTTATGGGGACTGGGATGAGCTCACACCGGTTGTGGAATTTGCTTTCAATCCATTTCTGCAGGGTAATTAAATATATGTAGTAGACATGTATGTACAAATTAATAATATGGATTGACATCTTTTTAGGTGACGATTTTATGTCCCCATTGTAAAAGAAAATAGActaatgtatatatatatatatatagatatatatatatatatatatatatatatatatatatatatatgcatggtgATGTCTACAATAACACGTACGTATACCATTTTCGCCTCTTTGTTTtatatgtctttttttttaaattcttcttgcAAATTAAGGATGCAATTATATACCCCGTATAAATTTTCTTGATCTGTTTTAATCTGTGCTTTCTACAAGTAAATTTCAATTCAAAGTGTCTTATGTGCCTGAATTTTTTCATGGTCTTATGCCATTGCTTAgttaaatatatgtgtgtaatCAGTTCCAATTTAGAAACGAATTGTGTAAGAATAAATTCATAATATGTCTTCGTCATGTCCTATATATTTATAAATCTTTCACCGTGTGGAATAAGATGTATTtgtaaaggaaaaaagaaagaaagaaagaagaatctTACTAGTATTTTGCTAGGTACAAATTAAgtgaaattaatatatatatatatatatatatatatagagagagagagagagagagagagagagagagagagagagagagagagagttaaataTCAGTATTGTGTGATAAATCTTCAGAAAACAATGATAGACGTACACCAAGAAAGAAACATACAAGCTAATTTTACTTAATTAATCCATCCAACTCGATCCCttttttgtttaaactcccCAAAATACCCGTGCCCAACCCAGCTGCCACTCGAGTGTCcctcgatcgatcgatcgattgATCAGCTAGATGATTCATTTCATTAGCTAGTGTTGTTGTGTAAGCGGATTACTATTAATTAAAGAATTAATTAGCTACTAGTAGTAATTGGATTGCATGCATGGTTTTATTGCAAGTTGGACTCTATTTCTGGGGTTGGCCATGGGCTCTCCCGGACTCAATCATCTTCATTCTCAGAGACATCGGGAATTTATATATCAATGCATGCTACGTGGAAATACTAGAAAGTAGTACTGGATATGCATGCATATATCGAAGGTACTAGTTAGCCTCGTCTCCTAGCTCCTCCCTTGGATTTAATTAAAATGACCATCGATCATCTCTATAAATTTGATCTCTGCTTGCTTAATTACATCATGCAATCGAGCAAAGGAACAAGCTAGCTAGTGTGTCGTGGATCTTCCAACAAGAAGCCAAGTTGCAATACGTAgtgttttcctttcattttctgtaTGTCCTTCAATTTCCTTATTGTACGTACTAAGTTCCAATTTCCAGAAGACAAAAGAGGTGTTTCTTATCTGCTGAAAATGTACTTGGCTCCTAATTTTGTTTCAATATATAAGCATAAGcattcctgtttttttttttaaaaaaaatttaaacatacaGTAAAATAATTAAACCATCCCTCATCAATGTTTAAATAGAATGGAATGGGTTAATAGAAAGAAATTCCCAAGGATCAAAAACGGGGTTGGAGCCCAAAAGTCTTTCACGGGCCGTTTTGAAGGCCCATTCTTCAGCTATACATGccccttcttctctctctttctctctctctctctctctactgtgcACGCCCGCACCCGAGTATAATGTGATTTTGTCCAGTATAATGTGACTGACTGCACATACCTTGAGTAGAAGAGCTtgtgttaaggaaatagaatcccacattgcttgggagtgaaatgtgtgatcacttaataatatctgggacctctccactcattgccacacattgcttgggagtggaatgggtgatcacttaataatatctgggacctctccactcattgccaattgacttTGAGATAGATATAACTTTGTTTGGTTAgtggtttagttttagttttagttttgttttcaatcattactctatttctttctccaatcattaccctatttttttaattattactttcccatatctctctatctctctccaatcattacccatatcttcaatcattaccctatttctctctccacccactgccaaaactaaattaaactaaactctcaaccaaacacaaccaaaaattTTACAGTTTGGTCCCACTAGATATATTGTCTTCGGTTGACAAGTCCCTCCTGCAAAAGATACGGAGTACTAATGATTCATAACACATCCAAATTTTTAAGGGTTTTGTTAACGTATGCCCCAGGCATATGATAGAGACCATATATTCACTTTCATTAATGTTTGTTTGTATGGAAAATCTAAACTTAAAACACTAACCATAAATtcttcattaattattttttgaaaggatcAAATTTTCCCATcttggacaaaaatatccccaCTCAAACATAGGAGTACacattttcctccaaaaa
Coding sequences:
- the LOC131321855 gene encoding scopoletin 8-hydroxylase codes for the protein MASCFEQEDSLFNFVVRDGNGVKGLVDSGLSKVPDQYIQPPNERIPEKISNSPSIIDQQLHTPIDISLLDGPSHDQVAEAIVKAAESFGFFQVVNHGVPVELLESLKESAHRFFEQPPEKKAVYRKEVSPSPFVKYGTSFVPDKEKALEWKDFVSMTYTTDGDALNYWPNHFKEVALEYLKTASEMVKKILEVLIGAFGVISDESIVDLVNALTGSKMVNINFYPTCPNPDLTIGVGRHSDVGTLTVLLQDGIGGLYVKLEEESGKQKKGGAEEPQWMEIPPITGALVVNVGDILQIISNGRYKSAEHRVRTTSRQSRVSIPLFTSPLPTQKIGPLPQLVDTDGIAHYRDLVCGDYLNNFFGNVHEGKKSLDFAKITY
- the LOC131322570 gene encoding transcription factor JUNGBRUNNEN 1-like is translated as MEVEKMISSMGSATNYKNDDDDDVDVPVLPGFRFHPTDEELVGFYLRRMIEKKPLRIQLINQVDIYKYDPWDLPMHMPSEGGKAGDKECYFFCKRGKKYKNSVRPNRVTGSGFWKATGIDRPIYSTDHVQEGEGHECIGLKKSLVYYRGKAGKGTKTDWMMHEYRLPDYHDHDHHKIITKRIHVKNIVDQEAEVWTLCRILKRNASCKKYNIPDWREVSSKTNPVDDESCKTCGSVEMNGSHENYGMSSEAPTNQQNEKKQFVNHVGEANQLLSSTVGQLSSIISQTPSSSSSPFGPRVKEFTTYGDWDELTPVVEFAFNPFLQGN